The following are from one region of the Mesorhizobium sp. B4-1-4 genome:
- the bioB gene encoding biotin synthase BioB, with protein MNPELSPDRTSDPIGWALPPWTREEAQTVYDLPFNDLLFQAQTTHRENFDPNRVQLSRLLSIKTGGCPEDCGYCSQSSHHQSGLKASKLMEVQRVIAEATKARDAGATRYCMGAAWRSPKERDMDAVIAMVEGVKALGMETCMTLGMLELGQAQRLKQAGLDYYNHNIDTSERYYSEVISTRTFADRLDTLANVRDSGIKVCCGGIVGMGEEKADRIDMLVTLANLPEPPDSVPINMLIPIEGTPLAEADPIEPIEFVRTIALARIMMPKSHVRLSAGRTAMSDEMQALCFFAGANSVFVGDTLLTAENPGEDKDSALFRRLGIKPFAREAQ; from the coding sequence ATGAACCCCGAACTCAGCCCGGACCGGACCTCCGATCCAATCGGCTGGGCGCTTCCGCCCTGGACGCGAGAGGAAGCCCAGACAGTTTACGACCTGCCCTTCAACGATCTGCTCTTCCAGGCCCAGACCACCCACCGGGAGAATTTCGATCCCAACCGGGTGCAGCTGTCTCGGCTGCTTTCGATCAAGACCGGCGGCTGCCCCGAGGATTGCGGCTATTGCAGCCAGTCCTCGCATCACCAGTCGGGCCTCAAGGCCTCGAAGCTGATGGAGGTTCAGCGCGTCATCGCTGAGGCTACGAAGGCGCGCGACGCTGGCGCCACTCGCTATTGCATGGGGGCCGCCTGGCGCAGTCCCAAGGAGCGGGACATGGACGCGGTGATCGCCATGGTCGAGGGCGTGAAAGCGCTCGGCATGGAGACCTGCATGACGCTCGGCATGCTCGAGCTCGGCCAGGCGCAGCGGCTGAAGCAGGCCGGCCTCGACTATTACAACCACAACATCGACACGTCCGAGCGCTACTACAGCGAGGTCATCTCGACGCGAACCTTTGCCGACCGGCTGGACACGCTGGCGAATGTCCGCGACAGCGGTATCAAGGTGTGCTGCGGCGGCATCGTCGGCATGGGCGAGGAGAAGGCCGACCGCATCGACATGCTGGTGACGCTCGCCAACCTGCCGGAGCCGCCCGACAGCGTGCCGATCAACATGCTGATTCCGATCGAGGGCACGCCGCTCGCCGAAGCTGACCCCATCGAACCGATCGAATTCGTGCGCACCATCGCCCTTGCCCGCATCATGATGCCGAAGTCGCATGTGCGGCTCTCGGCCGGCCGCACGGCGATGAGCGACGAGATGCAGGCGCTTTGCTTCTTCGCCGGTGCCAACTCGGTCTTCGTCGGCGACACGTTGCTGACCGCCGAAAACCCCGGAGAGGACAAGGACAGCGCCCTGTTCCGCCGCCTGGGCATCAAGCCTTTTGCGCGCGAAGCCCAGTGA
- the nadC gene encoding carboxylating nicotinate-nucleotide diphosphorylase yields the protein MPSLAPLPQVVIEPIVRSALLEDFGRAGDITSDAIIPAERKATLALNARQTGVIAGLDLAMFAFLLVDPATDMQLRCRDGGKVSAGETIAIVSGPARSLLTAERTALNFLCKLSGIATATAALVDAVHGHSAKIVCTRKTTPGLRALEKYAVRAGGGANHRFALDDAVLIKDNHIAIAGDIRTAIERARSAIGHMVKIEVEVDTLEQLELALQVGVDAVLLDNMSVEELSQAVAMVGGRAITEASGRITRASAAAIAATGVDLISVGWLTHSAPILDIGLDVPVDANCSRRLN from the coding sequence ATGCCTTCACTTGCACCGCTTCCCCAGGTCGTTATCGAGCCGATCGTGCGCAGCGCCCTTCTGGAAGATTTCGGTCGAGCCGGCGACATCACGAGCGATGCAATCATCCCCGCCGAGCGCAAGGCGACGCTTGCGCTGAACGCGCGGCAGACTGGCGTCATTGCCGGGCTTGATCTGGCGATGTTTGCCTTCCTGCTCGTCGATCCTGCCACCGACATGCAGTTGCGCTGTCGGGACGGCGGGAAGGTTTCGGCCGGGGAAACCATCGCGATCGTCAGCGGACCGGCGCGAAGCCTGCTGACGGCCGAGCGGACTGCGCTCAATTTCCTTTGCAAACTGAGCGGCATTGCCACCGCGACAGCTGCGCTCGTCGATGCGGTGCACGGTCATAGCGCGAAGATCGTGTGCACGCGAAAGACGACGCCCGGCCTGCGGGCCCTAGAAAAATACGCCGTGCGCGCCGGAGGCGGCGCCAACCACCGTTTTGCACTAGACGACGCCGTGCTCATCAAGGACAACCACATCGCCATTGCGGGTGACATCCGCACCGCAATCGAACGGGCGCGCAGCGCCATAGGCCACATGGTCAAGATCGAGGTCGAGGTCGACACGCTGGAACAGCTTGAGTTGGCGCTGCAAGTGGGCGTCGACGCCGTGCTCCTCGACAATATGTCAGTCGAGGAGCTTTCACAGGCTGTCGCGATGGTCGGCGGCCGCGCGATCACGGAAGCGTCAGGTCGGATAACCCGAGCGAGTGCTGCGGCAATCGCGGCGACCGGTGTCGACCTTATCTCAGTTGGCTGGCTGACCCACAGCGCGCCGATCCTCGACATCGGCCTGGATGTGCCGGTGGATGCCAACTGCAGCAGGCGTCTGAACTGA
- a CDS encoding L-aspartate oxidase, with protein MTPDIQDIDGAPVIIGAGVAGLMTALHLAPQPVVVLSSTPLGTDASSTLAQGGLAASLGEDDSPELHLTDTLAAGDGLCDEAMVKRVVEAVPYAIDHLIRLGAPFDRASDGKLRLGLEAAHSRRRIVHAAGDATGRELFRTLVAAVRRTRSITILEGVTALRLVVAEGGIVGVLAVRYTGAFALPTRRVVLASGGIGGLFSDTTNPLGSFGHGLALAACAGAELADLEFVQFHPTALDSPRRPMPLVSEAVRGEGAVLIDEHGQRFLGDTPGAELASRDVVARAISYQLTAGHRVFLDARQCLGPKFAKRFPAIEAACRQSGIDPAVEPIPVRPAAHYHMGGVAVDAEGRSSVSGLWACGEVACTGLHGANRLASNSLAEAVATAAWVAASIAGTCAGWQWPRLPAIIPLQPDPSSIRNVVSNTLGIVRNGKGLRQAVAALLPIAIGETTAADPGLVALLIAIAALRREESRGSHHRSDFPGRDPAPLRSRLTLCSAFESAVALSWQTSQRSC; from the coding sequence ATGACGCCAGACATCCAGGACATTGACGGGGCTCCGGTCATCATCGGCGCGGGCGTTGCCGGCCTGATGACGGCGCTTCATCTGGCGCCGCAACCAGTCGTCGTTCTCTCCAGTACCCCGCTTGGAACGGATGCCTCGAGCACGCTCGCTCAGGGTGGGCTCGCAGCGAGCCTCGGCGAAGACGATAGCCCCGAACTGCACCTCACCGACACGCTTGCCGCCGGCGACGGGCTTTGCGACGAAGCGATGGTTAAGCGGGTGGTCGAAGCCGTACCCTACGCAATCGACCATCTCATTCGTCTGGGTGCTCCTTTTGACCGCGCGTCGGATGGAAAACTGCGGCTCGGCCTGGAGGCGGCGCATTCGCGCCGCCGGATCGTGCACGCAGCCGGCGACGCCACCGGCCGCGAGTTGTTCCGCACGCTCGTCGCCGCGGTGCGGCGGACACGTTCGATCACGATCCTGGAAGGCGTGACAGCCCTTCGCCTCGTGGTAGCGGAGGGCGGCATTGTGGGTGTGTTGGCGGTCCGATATACCGGCGCCTTCGCATTGCCGACGCGCCGCGTGGTGCTTGCGAGCGGCGGCATCGGCGGCCTCTTTAGTGATACGACGAACCCGCTTGGCTCCTTCGGGCACGGGCTGGCGCTGGCCGCCTGCGCCGGCGCTGAGCTTGCCGATCTCGAATTCGTGCAGTTCCATCCAACCGCACTCGACAGCCCCCGCCGTCCAATGCCGCTCGTGAGCGAAGCCGTGCGCGGCGAAGGCGCAGTGCTCATCGACGAACACGGCCAGCGCTTCCTTGGCGATACGCCCGGTGCCGAGCTAGCATCGCGTGACGTGGTCGCGCGGGCGATCTCCTATCAGCTCACCGCGGGCCACCGTGTATTTCTCGACGCCCGGCAATGCCTCGGACCGAAATTCGCAAAACGCTTTCCGGCGATCGAGGCGGCTTGCCGGCAATCCGGAATCGACCCGGCCGTCGAACCCATACCGGTACGCCCGGCCGCGCACTATCACATGGGTGGCGTGGCCGTGGATGCCGAGGGCCGCAGTTCCGTTAGCGGCCTGTGGGCATGCGGCGAGGTTGCATGCACCGGCCTGCACGGCGCCAACCGGCTGGCCAGCAACTCGCTGGCTGAGGCGGTCGCAACAGCGGCCTGGGTGGCGGCAAGCATCGCTGGCACTTGCGCCGGCTGGCAGTGGCCCCGTCTTCCCGCAATCATTCCACTGCAACCGGACCCTTCATCTATTCGCAATGTAGTCTCCAATACGCTTGGCATTGTCCGCAACGGCAAGGGACTGCGGCAAGCCGTGGCGGCTCTGCTGCCGATCGCCATTGGCGAGACGACGGCGGCAGACCCTGGACTGGTGGCGCTGTTAATCGCGATTGCGGCGCTTAGACGTGAGGAGAGCCGCGGCTCGCACCACCGATCCGATTTCCCCGGGCGCGATCCTGCCCCCCTCCGCTCGCGACTGACGTTATGCTCGGCATTCGAGAGCGCCGTCGCACTTAGCTGGCAAACGTCCCAACGGAGCTGTTAA
- the nadA gene encoding quinolinate synthase NadA: MTAALPTAAALYERVQGVIPPIEWPAFADDIDAILTLKRERNAVILAHNYQTPEIFHCVADIVGDSLALARKAITVDADVIVLAGVHFMAETAKLLNPDKTVLIPDPKAGCSLADSITPQDVRLMRQRYPSVPIVTYVNTSAAVKAESDICCTSGNALAVVKSLGVPRVIMLPDEYLARNIAAQTKVEIIAWKGHCEVHERFSPADIHELREAHPGITVLAHPECPPEVVAEADFAGSTAAMSDYVRQHKPARVVLMTECSMSDNVAVEHPEIEFVRPCNLCPHMKRITLANIRSALEENRHVVTIDLRVAERARWAVERMLFV; encoded by the coding sequence ATGACCGCGGCATTACCTACGGCTGCGGCCCTGTATGAGCGTGTCCAAGGCGTCATTCCGCCGATTGAATGGCCGGCATTCGCCGACGACATCGACGCCATTCTGACGCTAAAGCGCGAGCGCAACGCCGTGATCCTCGCGCACAACTATCAGACGCCCGAAATCTTCCATTGCGTGGCCGACATCGTCGGCGACAGCCTGGCGCTCGCCCGCAAGGCAATAACCGTCGATGCGGACGTGATCGTGCTCGCCGGCGTGCATTTCATGGCGGAGACGGCCAAGCTCCTCAATCCCGACAAGACCGTGCTCATTCCGGACCCCAAGGCCGGTTGTTCACTGGCCGACTCGATCACGCCCCAGGACGTGCGCCTGATGCGGCAGCGCTATCCTTCCGTTCCAATCGTCACCTACGTCAATACCTCCGCCGCCGTGAAGGCCGAGTCCGACATCTGCTGCACCTCGGGGAATGCGCTCGCAGTGGTGAAGTCGCTCGGGGTGCCGCGCGTGATCATGCTGCCCGACGAATACTTGGCGAGAAACATCGCGGCGCAGACCAAGGTCGAGATCATCGCCTGGAAGGGGCACTGCGAAGTGCATGAGCGCTTCAGCCCCGCCGACATACACGAGCTGCGCGAGGCGCATCCCGGGATCACCGTGCTTGCCCATCCCGAATGCCCGCCGGAGGTTGTCGCGGAAGCGGATTTCGCGGGCTCGACCGCCGCGATGTCGGACTATGTCCGGCAGCACAAGCCGGCGCGTGTGGTGCTGATGACGGAGTGCTCGATGAGCGACAACGTCGCGGTCGAACATCCGGAAATCGAGTTCGTGCGCCCGTGCAACCTCTGCCCGCACATGAAGCGCATTACGCTCGCCAACATCCGTAGCGCGCTCGAGGAGAACCGTCACGTCGTCACAATCGATCTACGTGTCGCTGAGCGGGCTCGTTGGGCAGTCGAGCGCATGCTCTTTGTATGA
- a CDS encoding NUDIX hydrolase: MNDQSKDTRRGRAGRKIDDLKADLIAVVVAVNEGEPCVLTIGQAKALPSGPFEFDHRSLQSGLREWVEQQTDQPLGYIEQLYTFADRDRIVAEHQQRVISISYLALTREEYASASAKRCWGSWYDYFPWEDHRSGTPPVLLEVLRTRLMEWAEGAPDAETCRERRRRAAVAFGFDDRPWNEELVLHRYELLYEAALVQEAARAGDSGVLIPVPGTSMVADHRRILATGIARLRSKIKYRPVVFELMPPVFTLLQLQRTVEALAGRLVNKPNFRRLIEQQELVEETGETTAETGGRPAKLYRFRHAVLDETVMAGTKLPLARS, from the coding sequence ATGAACGATCAGTCAAAAGACACCAGGAGAGGCCGAGCCGGACGCAAGATCGACGATCTCAAGGCCGACCTGATCGCGGTCGTGGTCGCCGTCAATGAGGGTGAACCTTGCGTTCTCACGATCGGCCAAGCGAAGGCGCTGCCGTCAGGTCCTTTCGAGTTCGACCACCGCTCTCTGCAATCAGGTCTTCGGGAATGGGTCGAACAGCAGACCGATCAGCCGCTAGGTTACATCGAGCAGCTCTATACCTTCGCCGACCGTGACAGGATCGTTGCCGAGCACCAGCAGCGCGTGATTTCAATCAGCTATCTCGCACTCACTCGGGAAGAATATGCCAGCGCCTCGGCCAAGCGGTGCTGGGGAAGCTGGTACGACTACTTTCCGTGGGAAGACCATCGCTCCGGTACGCCGCCGGTGTTGCTGGAAGTTCTGCGCACGCGCCTAATGGAATGGGCGGAAGGCGCGCCAGACGCCGAGACCTGTCGGGAGCGGCGGCGGCGGGCAGCAGTGGCTTTCGGCTTCGATGATCGGCCATGGAACGAGGAACTCGTACTCCACCGCTATGAGCTGCTCTATGAGGCAGCGCTGGTTCAAGAGGCGGCTCGCGCCGGGGATTCGGGCGTCCTCATCCCTGTGCCCGGCACGTCGATGGTCGCCGATCATCGCCGCATCTTGGCAACCGGTATTGCGCGATTGCGCTCCAAAATCAAATACCGTCCCGTGGTGTTCGAGCTGATGCCGCCAGTTTTCACGCTTCTACAGCTGCAGCGAACTGTGGAGGCGTTGGCCGGCAGGCTCGTTAACAAGCCGAACTTCCGTCGACTGATCGAGCAGCAAGAGCTGGTCGAAGAGACTGGCGAAACTACTGCAGAAACCGGCGGCCGGCCCGCGAAACTATATCGCTTCCGCCATGCCGTCCTTGACGAAACGGTCATGGCTGGAACAAAATTGCCTCTGGCACGGTCTTGA